The genomic window GCTCGAACTGCTGGCGGATCATGGCCTCCATCTCGGCCCGCAGGCCGGACAGCGCGCCCAGCGCACCGGAAGCGACACGGGCGAGATCATCGAAGAAGGGTTTCTGGCTTTGCATGATGGCCTCTTGGAAAAAACGAAGTTCTATTATGGGCCTATGACCCGTCCTTGTCACTGACTCCGGCCTCGGCGAAGGTGTGCATGCCCGCATGGCAGGCCGCCGCCGCCTTGAGAACCCCCACCGCCAGCGCGGCTCCAGACCCCTCGCCCAGGCGCATGCCCAGATCGAACAGCGCTGTCTTGCCCAAGGCCGCCAGCAGCCGCTTGTGTCCCGGCTCCACCGAGACATGGCCGACCATGCAATGGTCCAGCGCGCCCTTGCACTCCACCTCCAGGGCGGCCACCGCCGCCGTGGTGACATAGCCGTCCAGCAGCACCGGAACGCGCTTGAAACGCGCCGCCAGCACCGCGCCCGCCATGGCCGCCAGTTCACGCCCCCCCAGACGGCGGAGAATATCGAGCGGCATATGCCCCTTGTGCAAAGCCACGCCTTGCCCCACCACCTGGATCTTGCGGGCCAGGGCGCCGCCCTCGATTCCGGTGCCGCGCCCAGTCCAGTCGGCCGCCTCGCCCCCGAACAGCGCCGCCGAGACGGCGGCCGCCGGTGTCGTATTGCCGATCCCCATCTCGCCGATGACCAGAACATCGATGCCGTTGGGCACCGCATCCATGCCATGACGGAAGGCATCGACGAAATCCAGCTCTTCCATGGCCGGACCCCTGGTGAAGTCGCCGGTGGGCTGGTCAAGCTCCAAGGCCAGCACATCCAGCTCGATGTCGAAGGTTTTGCACAACTGGTTGATGGCCGCGCCGCCACGGCGGAAATTGGCCACCATCTGCGCCGTGACCTCGGCGGGAAAGGCCGAGACGCCCAGCGCAGCGACGCCGTGATTGCCCGCGAAGATCCGAGCCACCGGACGGGTCATGGTGGGAGGATGACGTCCCTGCCAGGCGGCCAGCCAGGCGGAGACCTCTTCCAGACGCCCCAGCGAACCGGCCGGCTTGGTCAATTGGGGTTCGCGCGCCGCCCAGGCGCTTGAAGCCGCCGCATCGGGGCCCGGCAGGTTCGCCAGCAGGGAGCGTATCTGGGCAATACTAGAAATAGACGAGTTCAAGGAAACACTCCCCAACATATTGCGGTTTCGTCTTATCCGTCCTATAACCCATCGCCATGAGCAAGTCACCTTTCATCGACGAGATTCCGCCGCGCTCCTGGCTGGGCGACGTCCATCTGGCGGCGGTCTTCCTGACCCGACTGCCCTTGCCTGATGCGGGCATGGGTGATCTGGCGCGGTCCATGCGCGCCTTTCCCCTGATCGGTCTGGGCCTCGGCCTGGGCGGCGGCGCCATCGCCTGGGCGGCGGGAAGCGTCCTGCCGCCTCTGGCCGCCGCTCTGCTCTGCGTCCTGTCCCTGGTCCTGGCCACCGGCGCCCTGCACGAAGACGGGCTGGCCGATCTGGCCGACGGACTGGGGGCGCGCGGCGACCGCGACAAGCGTCTGGAGGTGATGCGCGATTCGCGCACGGGCGCTTTCGGCGTCCTGGCCCTGATCTTCTCCGTCGGCCTTCGGACCGCCGCCCTGGCGGCCATTCCGCTGGGCTGGAGTCAATGCGCCGCATTGGTGGCCGCCTGTTCCCTGTCACGCGCCCTGATCCCCGCCGCCATGCAGGTGATGGGGCCGGCGCGCGGCGACGGATTGGGAGCCGGGGCAGGTTGTCCCGACGCCACCATCGCCGCCACCGCCGCCGGTCTCGGCCTGCTGGCCTGTCTGGCGGGGCTGGGCCTGTCTGGAACGCTGGGCGCCCTGATCGCCGCCCTGGCGGCGGGAGGCGCGGTGGTATGGACGGCGCGGCGCGCGCTGGGCGGCTATACCGGCGACGTGCTGGGCGCCGTGCAGCAGGCGACCGAGATCGGAATCTTGCTGGCCGCCGCGGGAATGCTGTCATGAGCGAGGCGAAGGCGAAGCGCGGCGCCATTGAGGCGCCCGAAGCGAAGCGGAGGAAAGCCAAGGGTTTCGGAGAAACCCGCCCGGCGATTGAAGGGCAGAAAAGATGAGCCAGAATGCGACCCGCTGGTGGCTGCTGCGCCACGCCCCGGTTCCCTGTCCCCATGGCCGTATCACCGGACGCCTGGACGTGGCCTGCGACACATCGGAAGACGAGGTCTTTCAGTCCCTGGCCCGTGCCCTGCCCGTCAATCCGGTCCTGGTGGAAAGCGGCCTGATCCGCTGCCGCCAGACCGCCGGGGCTCTGGAGTCTGCCGGGCTGTTGCTGCCGCCGCCCATGGTCGAGCCCGATCTGGCCGAGCAGGATTTCGGGCGCTGGCAGGGCCGTTCGTGGATGGATCTGGAAGCGGCCAAAGACCCCGATCTGGCCGCCTTCTGGGCGGACCCGGCCCTGGCCACGCCGCCCGGCGGCGAAAGCTTCGCAGCCATGGTGGAACGGGTGCGGGCCTCGCTGGAACAGATCACCGCCGCCCAGGCGGGCCGCGATATCCTGGCGGTGGTTCACGCCGGAACGGTTCGCGCCGCCCTGGCGGTGGCCCTGGACCTGAAGCCCGAACAGGCCTTGCGTTTCGCGGTCAAACCGCTGTCGCTCACCCGCCTCGACGCCACGGCATCGGGCTGGCGCGTCGAGATGGTCAACGCCCAGCCCTATGCATGATACAAGGATCCCGATGAGTCGAACTCATCGGGATCACCCTCAGACGGCGGGCGGACGCTGTGCGTCCTTGCCTCCCGCCGCATAAGCGGCGCGGCCCCTTGGGCCTAACCAGATCCCGATGAGTCGAACTCATCGGGATCTGGTGCGGGTCCCTCTAGAAGGTCACGGTCACCCCAGCATTGAACGACCGGCCGGGAGCGGGAAGCGCGCCGACCTGACCGGTGCTGCCGCTTCGCTTCCAATTGGCGTAGTCGACACCGCCGAGCGGATGGTAATAGCGCTTGTCCAGCAGGTT from Paramagnetospirillum magnetotacticum MS-1 includes these protein-coding regions:
- the cobT gene encoding nicotinate-nucleotide--dimethylbenzimidazole phosphoribosyltransferase, producing the protein MLGSVSLNSSISSIAQIRSLLANLPGPDAAASSAWAAREPQLTKPAGSLGRLEEVSAWLAAWQGRHPPTMTRPVARIFAGNHGVAALGVSAFPAEVTAQMVANFRRGGAAINQLCKTFDIELDVLALELDQPTGDFTRGPAMEELDFVDAFRHGMDAVPNGIDVLVIGEMGIGNTTPAAAVSAALFGGEAADWTGRGTGIEGGALARKIQVVGQGVALHKGHMPLDILRRLGGRELAAMAGAVLAARFKRVPVLLDGYVTTAAVAALEVECKGALDHCMVGHVSVEPGHKRLLAALGKTALFDLGMRLGEGSGAALAVGVLKAAAACHAGMHTFAEAGVSDKDGS
- a CDS encoding histidine phosphatase family protein, which gives rise to MSQNATRWWLLRHAPVPCPHGRITGRLDVACDTSEDEVFQSLARALPVNPVLVESGLIRCRQTAGALESAGLLLPPPMVEPDLAEQDFGRWQGRSWMDLEAAKDPDLAAFWADPALATPPGGESFAAMVERVRASLEQITAAQAGRDILAVVHAGTVRAALAVALDLKPEQALRFAVKPLSLTRLDATASGWRVEMVNAQPYA
- the cobS gene encoding adenosylcobinamide-GDP ribazoletransferase — protein: MSKSPFIDEIPPRSWLGDVHLAAVFLTRLPLPDAGMGDLARSMRAFPLIGLGLGLGGGAIAWAAGSVLPPLAAALLCVLSLVLATGALHEDGLADLADGLGARGDRDKRLEVMRDSRTGAFGVLALIFSVGLRTAALAAIPLGWSQCAALVAACSLSRALIPAAMQVMGPARGDGLGAGAGCPDATIAATAAGLGLLACLAGLGLSGTLGALIAALAAGGAVVWTARRALGGYTGDVLGAVQQATEIGILLAAAGMLS